ACAGGTAAGAATGTCGCGCGACATACATTGTGCACACATAGATTTGAATATCACTGTTGTTAGACACACTAGGTAAGGGGCGTGCTCCACCCACTGTACTTTTGTTTTCTCATCGTACATTAGAGTAGGTTAGGTAGTGCGTAATAGACGTGAAGATTTCTTTTCAGTAactgctgtttttttcttttggatagtTAGCGTAGAGGTTGGGCCaatggattgttttgttttatttatttctattgtttggACGCCGCTCAGTTCTCCAACTCCCCCATCTATCTGGTCAAACATCCTGTGTCCCATTTGTTATCTGTAAATTTCAATGTATCCTTGTAAATATATAATGATCTTTCTATacacatatttttacatttaatattattactatctTTGTAAATAAACTCACTTCAATGCATTTAGTTAGTCTTGGTATTTTGTCCCTCACTTGTTGATATTGTGTGTTTGCTTATGTGTTTCACCCAAAATTAATGGTACTCCCTTTCCCCTTGACTTGCCATCTTTCAAATCGTAACAGgattgtaaacaaaaacaatggtcccgaCGTATTTACGGTTTTACATTTAATTCCtacagcttccgagaatccaaaaagagccacatattgataaataatgttatgatagctgttttaacattaagttacgattaaattaaaataagagtttggtcacctttacatctttagaaatggaaagataatacatttgcattcaaatgattaaaatattagttaaaaaaaacgACTAAATTATATACGTTTAAGCTGTCTTTTGTTAATTaagattatatttaataattttccccACAGCAATAATTTAGATGTTCAAATTTTTGGACTCCTTTGTTGTTGATTAGTTCCAGTTTTAGCTTGggtactgactgatctaatgtctatgcacaaatataatataagttTAAAGAAAGTtcttatgctgagcactgtgtatacacacacatagttACATACATTCCCATTCACCATGGCATTTATGTCTTGcaaacaaaagcattttaaagAGCATTCAGTTCATTGATTGATATGCCTCAGACTCACCCTCAGAAAGCTGGCAATGATCAAGATCCACAGGCcagcaaacaaactaaaaaaataaagagcAATCAGTTCTCTGCAAGTAAATTGTTATCAATATGGATTATTAATAAAACAGCAAAAGACAGAGCAAGAATTGTTGCATCAAGCAAGTTATTACGCCGACCAACAATATGAATCAAGGAATTCCTCAATCCTCCTCGCAAAGAAATTAATTTTCCCTCCCAGCGACTTCCCATGTGGACAAGTGGACCATGCATCATATCATATAACAGAGTTATGACTCATGAGCCCTATTATTTTCGTTACACTTCATTTTAATGACCAGAAAGAAGAATGTTTCTCCAGAGACAATTGCGGCCACATCACTCCACATGGATTCAGGAGTAAATGGATTAAAACAATAATTCTTGCACTCGGTTACCATGATGAATGTGACAGAGCCAAGCCTTGAGCTGAAGGGAAAGAGAGAAATACCTGGCTCCGAGTTTGCTGAAGTCTCTTTTAGACTGGAAGGTGTATGCAGTGAGGCCCAGAAACACAGCAGACGTCAGCACAAAAGCCTGGAGGACTATGGTGTACTCATAAAATGACACTGGAAggagaaataggaaaaaaaagtGATCATTTGCATTAGATTTAATCCTCACACTGGATGCTTATAAATTTAGAAAACACATTAAATTACCTGCAGTAGCAACAGACAGTGACTCCAGCAGAGTCTGTGTAAAATGCACAACCAttacatcattttttatttattcaagatTTATTGCAACATTATTATTcttaaaaattgtataaatatttaaacaaacaaatacatttcagCAAATGTTGCGCAACATTTGGGCaaacaaaatcatttaaatgaagatatttaaaatataataatatattattaaaggacCCTTTAACAAGCCTGTCATGACacgtttaatggtcatcagcatcttaaatactttaaagtttttaatatatatatttatatattacatatatatatatatatatatatatatatatatatatatatatatatatatatatatatatatatatatatatatattttatatatatatatatatatatatatatatatatatatatatatatatatatatatatatgtattttttttaacatatgaacatattatatgtatttatatatgtagtatatcatctttgcttcaaattacaaaaaaattaattaccacTTGTGCAAGCgggtttctaatgcagcgtctatgggacaGGACAGCAAATTTGACATAtatctctcctctggctgccgtcatcagtctcacacaatttttaaattctttttctgcaagtctttataacaccatcgttgagtttttcttttattatttgagcaaataagattgtaaaaaaaaaaaatgtgttgtattctcccattcactgcgctctaagttttcccaactatgatgacttccgctactgagaaacccgaaagtgtgaaaagggtctataatttattaacaatactTTACACATTTTGTCAGTCAAGATAtatgctaataaaaaaataataataataaatataaatataaatatatatatatatatatatatatatatatatatatatatatatatatatatatatatatatatatacatacacacatacataaaatgaATATGATATAGTATTAATATACAATATTAatactaaattaataaaatacaatacaaaaatagtAGCAATAATAACAAACacataaactatttattttaaacttcatttatgcttaaaactgtaatattatttCAGGAGAAACCTTTTTAAATTGTCCATTACTACATTTCGTGAATAAAAACATTGTCtttcatctttttaaaaaagcacattatattaaagtttgttttaaacTTTAAGTGATTATTATAACAAGTAAGTCTTGTATGAGCAAATAGACATCTTGTGTCTTGGTCATGTCTATTTTCAAAGCAATAACAATTTCTTTATTGATTCAATAGTGGATTATTTACTGCCATTATATTATCACActctttattatttgtttttattatacaccatgtattatataattaaaaaactttctttttcaacttttattattatattaaatattagttTGATCATCTTTGTGTTATACTTACAAATCCAAACAGCAAATAAAGGTTGACGGGGTGCTGGTGACGATAAAAAGCCAAGGCAAGGAGCAGGATAAGAGAGCCGATAGCGGATATCAGCACCAGAGAGGGACTGAGAAATAATGGGGTTCACATTAACACATTTAACACAGATGAAAGTCTACTTTGTCCCAATTAACAGACAGAATGATGTGTGGTGAACCCACAGTATGGATTTGGGCTTACCTTTCATGCACAAAGTTTTTAATAGGGTTACAGAGCATGAACAGGGCAGATACAGCTGTGGTGATGATAATCTGCAATGACAGGATGGTGTAGACCTTGCGGAGGAAATCTGGAAAAGAAATACACAAGTAAATGAgtttataaatgactattaaaaagGCAAGACGTCCTGCTGTGTTGgtatcaaattaaatttacaaaaggGATTTTATACATCCTAATTATGGAGTGTGAAacttgcaaaaacaataaataaataaataaataaataaataaatacttatgcaaatatataaatgagtaaataaatccacaaattcctgcataaataaaacaataaataaataagaatgcaaataaataaataaatgtatatttaaaaaaatccaaaaattcctgcataaataaatatataataaaataaatataataaataataatgcctTCACACCTTCTTGAACATAGTTCCATATTTACTTTTCCTTAGATCAACATGCTAATGAGAGGGTGTCTATCAATCATCACATTCAtgtcatttatttaatgatttaccTGCCCacactattatttatttacttatttatttatttatgcaggagttTGTggaattttatatacatttacttatttacttgcatatttattattttatttatgcaggaacttatggatttatttactcatttatttatatattttgttaaaaatggGACGGTAATCGTTTTCAATGTATACTGcgtttttaaaaagtcaaaattttctgctataccattcctatggtatatgtaagatttttattcacttttttttggacaccagtatctccagcagaaaagatatccaaaaatgccatataaattgtaaagaaatcagtgtttttgaaactaaagaagacagcagaagtcaatgattgattttaattatttagcctgacatgtctATTGttctaaattattaaaatgtttcctaaaataaactaTATTGTGGTCAGAGGGGAAAGAAGTTGTTGTTTTTCACCCTGACATTTTAAAAGactatattttagagcagtaatcacaataccatcaaaccgtgatatttttacccaaggttatcatattgtCAGAATCTTATCCCGGCCCATGCATAATTTacgtatttgtttatgtatttattgtttttgaaggATTCGCCCTCCATCCTTAATAAGCACATAAATGCAATTAAAGAGTGTAATATAGTGTTATAAATACAATTTGTTACAATAAAGTTAAATGTTGGTTAACATTTTGGTGAAATACTATGTAATAATCATGCATTAAGCAAAAGAAATTAATGTAACAAAGAATCAACAAACCTTTTATTTCTatgcatataaaaatgtaatgtatagTACATTTCTATAAAGGTTTGATTGAATTTCTTCCAAATATCACAAAAAGGAGCATTTCGAGCATTTTATTCCTTTACAAAACGACAGCTGGCCAGAATAACATctacataatttttaaaaactggTCTGACAACTACATGTGACATTTTAAGAAACGTGTGGCATTTCTTTGCATgctaaaaatgacatttgctaaAAACAATGAGGAGCTCGGTGACTCGTGACAGCTGATTTATCGCTTGCGTCATACTGTAAGCATCTGCCGCTGTTTGCTAAACAAGGAGACACAAATAACCGAAATAAAACAGTACTGTCCATCAGCTGTTAAAAATTTTAGTAATTTCCAGAGCGTGTTACATTATAGACTGTGTTTCTGATTACGTAGACATCAACGTATCGACTTACCCATCCGGATGTGTACGCTAGCCGTCGCGACATTCGTGCCATAATTAAAATCATCCTCAATGGATGATCGCGGATGCTTTTCTTGATTCATGTTCAATAAAAGATCTAACTAAACCTGAATCATTTGGTGACAAATTTAATAACAAATACGACAGTCGCTTCCGTCGTTTGTCGTCTTCTTCTTCAGGTGTTTTACGTTAGATTGTAGCTCACCGATGCGCTACTGCCACCTAGATACAAGATCGTTTCAATGCggccatgaacatttcctgcttgttataaaACTGTTTCAtatctgtaacaagaggcaatttaatcataacatATTAtcaaaacagctatcataacattatttatcagcgTGTGgccctttttggattctcggaagctatagaaacaggaaatacattaatacattaattattattactaaataaagctaaatgtaaaacaaaatgacaCAATGACTgcctaataataacaataataaataaataaaaccctgtttaattattatgattttaagTAATCGGCTAAATAAGCCCATTTTCCATCATTCTAAAAATAGTGTAACACCACCGTCTATGCAGCTATGGCAAAGTATGTATCTGGATTTACCATTAAAAATGGACTATTGTAGACCCGAATTAAGctgtttaagaaaaataaaacccaaattcaaaataacttattttttactAAATCATATTAAGTcgtttaaataatagtttaaacaaaGTTATCTTGAAGagagaaatttaaaataattatattttaactgAAAGAAAAGCGTAATGTTTGGCCATATGGTGGGCGCTCTGTATGACGTCACTCAGACGAGACGCTTTGCTGATCTCGAGTGTCACAAAAGAGATTAAAAGGCAAATATAACTATCATCTTTTTCCTAATATGCATAAATAATATGTTATGTGATGTCTTAGTCCCTGTATAAATGTTATTGGGTCATTTTTAGTGCGATGATTGACGACTTTACAGAGGATGACCTGCCCTTGTAGAATTCTATGCGGTTAGCATTTCTGAGTTGAAATCACCCGGGTTTGGTGAGTTTACAACAAAATGATGTTCAGTCGGGTTGAATTGAGcgtttatgttttattaatgtgcTGAAGAGTATGTTTTTAAATGAGAGTATACCTATATTACAGTTCGGAAAGTATTTTGAATGTTCTATCATGTGAACTGAAGAAGTTCTGTTatgtgctaaaatgctaaccaGCGCTGCATTATCACACATGAATGTCATATTTGCACATTAAGGGTCAAAAAACACTCCTCCAGTTGTATTTTAAAACCACTTGTAGTTCATGTTGAATTCCTTTTAAGCTGTGATGTGTATTATAGTGATGTAAATTATCTGTGATATTTGTGATCCTGTTGTGTATGCCTTATTGAACATCACATCACAGAGAATTGCATTACAGCACCACCAAAAGACTTTGTACATTTGTGGGATTCATTGTGGGAATCTAAATATAGAGAAACAGAATTTAAATACATGTTAGTTTACaaatagaatttaaatatttaatagtataaaaataagacttaaatatattttagttaaacTAAATGTATATACTTAAGTTAAAATGAATATAAGtattattatacataaaaaaCAGTTAGTACAGTGAATAGATACAACATAAATAGATACAGCAAAACtacaaaatatttctaaaaaaggCGGAACAAAGAGAAAAGCCTTTTCTTGtattgttatacattttttacattttcagtatTTAGTGAAATAAGCCTGATTTCACCACaacaactaaaaatatttatctttaaaatgtcCTGGATTTTAGCGATATCATGTCTTACTACAGTTCCTTTGAGAGCTGATTATTGAACCAATATTTCACAGATAGTTTCTACGTTTATCTGATAATTCAGATGCCTGAAAAACTACTGATTCCTTCAGAAATGAAGAAATAATTGCGCACACTCGCAGCAGAGCAAAGCAGACAGACAATTCTGCTTGAAGATTGATACACTTGATGACCACAAGAGGGACCCTGCAGATACAATGAGTGAtagaatgtttgtttatttatttaattagaaaaatgtTAATCACTAAACACATTCAGTAATATACATGAAGGCCTGTTGACGCTAGATATTTAATGAAATTCAATAAATTTCTGGAAGTCATTTTCAGTCTGTCCTGTAGAAAGTGTGCAGTTCTCCATCCGCTCCGCTAGAGGTGCAAAAGACCTCACGTTTAGCACGAGGCTCAACTTTGgctctgtaaacaacacaacacttGACCACAGTCAAAACAAACCTTTCTGACCGTTTTAAAGATATAAAAGTAAATTTCCTGCAGGTGACAGTCAGTGagagtctttaaatgtcacttatcaGCACACATTTGAGCCATTCAGGCAAAAACATGCGACCATCTCCGGATGAAGTGCAGGAATGCTGGACACTCCAACACCCGTAAGTATCTTTACACTTTTGTCGAAAAAGATTATATAGAAATGCTTAATTTGCATTTAAGTCGTTAATGACGTTTGTATTGATGTGATTTATGTAAAGTTTATTATGTAGAATAGTATTATTAAGCAGTagtgctgtttgtttttttctatgcagtctattttttataatatttgtttatttattgtacttGCTGAACATTTACAATCACATGCATAACAAATCTTACAACAGGACATTCACATTTTagcataaaacaaagcaaaatggataagcaaaatgacaaaaacaaagaaagaaggatagaaaaaaagagcaaaagcGGGTTACATGATTACCATACACTCAGAAAAGACACAAGAAAAGTGGTACAAATATTcttccttaaggaacagttttgtactttttgtaAAAGACTAACATTTTAGGGTACaactgaaatgaaggtacacaattatTCTCATAAAAAGGTACATAAGTGTTAGACAActgctttattacaatatctttgaaaataaatatgactggaaaggcaGAGATTTTATGaaaaatttccatattaaaacatgaattatcatttaaaagcatatgcttGAAGAAACTcctaaacattaattattaagttctacaaaacaaaacaactcgTAAAACTAAATATAGGTATTGCctactaaacatttaaggcattttaaataaacatttgctaagctttttttttttttttgataaatacaCTTTCATTATTGATATGCGCACCTTTTACCATTTGCTTTTCACTacatgagctggcaaaagtcatatgcaaagtgttcatgcagacattttagtattgaAAAACTAATTAAACATTGTGCATGTCTTTTTACAATACTTTTTCACAATTGtaatttgtattcattcattcattttcttatcggcatagtccctttattaatccggggtcaccacagtggaattaaccaccaacttatccagcacatgttttatgatAGATGGattttatggatgtttcccagagatgcacactcatttacacactacggacaattcagcctacccaattcacctgtattgcatatCTTTGGGCTGTGGTGGAAAGCGGAGCGCCCGGTGGATGcaaggggaacatgcaaactccacacagaaacgccaactgacccagctgaggctcgaaccagcgaccttgctgtgaggctacagcacaacctactgcgccaccacatcgccgcaaaattctatttctattttaaaataaagtaaatcaaatgaaatttaagatattacaaaggtattgtgtgaaaattgcagaattagttttttatatagtacatgagagaatgtgtttctgtaacatttttgtggAAAGTGTTGTGAAAAGTTTAGCAAAAACATAGATCTTAAAGATGTTAAACTATaagtaaactttttaaaaacacattgtttaaaaatgtatttgatgttttatatttactgaaaatatattgacacattttggatataggaaaatgcttttaaatagttcttgaaggaacacatttgacactgttaaggtataaagtgtcttgtcactgtagtggtaccttaatggatcagatttgtacgtttgatgaaggtacaatattgcatctgcaggttttaaaaaccgaaggtacattttggtttcccgtGGTACAAATCTTGTCCTTGAAGGTAAAACTGAATTAATACTAATGTGTTTATTGTCTAATAAtgcaattctgttccataaaaggtactgccccagcgACAAGGGTTTgcaccttctttggtacaacattgtaccatttatttttttctgcgaGTGTATAGAGGAGGAGTGTAGTTTTTGGAGTGTTATCACAGTTCTGGTTGATTTACTACTTGGAAGTCCTTTAAGagtttcaaattaaatgtttaaatcagcTATGAAATGGAAGATGTTAGGCTTCCTCTCCGAccatttacactataaatatgtatgtgtatataaaacTTGTCTAATAATATCAAAAGATTTAGCATAAACATGAGATTCTTATCTGCTTTTTTATCTTCGTTAAATATGACATCTTTTTCTTTATATTAATTCTATGACCTCTCagtatattaataaaacattcaacATCAACCCAGAAATATTTAATATGCATACAATcaacaaacaaatgcaaaacaGTCTCAACATCCTTTtcgaaaaaaaacaagatttagaAAGATCAACTTTATATCTCTTGAGACACTGGTTAGGtggctatattttatatatgatttTAAAGTAGATTTCACTGACTTTATTAGTGACACAATATCTCAATAATTCTCAGactgtttttttccaatagtaCTTGTGTCTAATAGTTGCAGGATAATTAATCAAACTTATAGGAAATGTATTAatacattttctgtcttttatatcAACACTTTTATCtaataaaatctaatttttaaCCTTTAGTTTATTTGGTTCACTGTGACCCTGCGAAAGCCTCTCCAGGCCCGCTGGTATTGCATCAATTACAATACTATAATCTCGTGCAGGCACTGGAAAACTAAGCTTCTCTAAAAATGATTAAGTCAGTAAATATCCTTAACCTTTAATAACAGTTAGATCAATAGAATATCTTTTCAACCCAATTATCGTAGAAAATTTGTTCTTATATCTGACAGTTTTATTATTCCATATTTGTTTATGGAgagattaattgtgtttgtttaagAGAATCCCACATTAAAGAGCTTGCCTATGAAAATCAGATAATTGAATGGGCAGATTATTAATCTCAAAGTCACACTAAAGGAAAGTCTAGAACACTAACTTTATCAAAAATAAGGTTTGGGATTATATACCATATttctattttgtgtttaatatcaTGTTTAATTCAAGTCAACTTCAAAATTGTATTGGATGCATCAAAATCAAGCGTATTCAAACCTCGATTATATGGATtgcataaagtttttttttttttttaatttaaatagtgaGGTTTGTATTTtcatatgaaattaaatattactgaatcagttatttttaaataaataattttggtaCATCTAATACTTTAGCAGAACTATATGGGccgatataagattctgatggtatgataaccttgggtaaAAATATGACAGTTTCACGGTACAGGGTATATgcggagctagtgtttcttcccctactgataaacttctggtgaacagttaatgtgactttttttatttttaaatggttctgttacagcatcaatgttgtaatgtaattaaaatacagtcagttaaatagactttggcattcatttagttgctcaagcgtaaaacaagataaAACACTGTTTACTTGCACATGCCTATCTAGGCAGGCTAGCGCATAAGCTCCATTAAATATAttagggtaaaataaatgctcatattataaacatGATGGGGAAGaatttatttaatgcagtgcttattGTACAACCTGAGACCTGTATTGGATATcactttttttaagaaaacagaccttaaacgcgctgaTTTTGCAATGACATACAGTTCACTAGAAGCGCTTAAACCAGGTTACTGGCTAATGAAAAGTCCTTCAGTATACTTCGGCATATACCTTATTGTGATATCTGCTCTAAaagatgttattttaaatattttaaacaactttTTCCCCCCACTAACCATgataattttttaacatttacattatattttgtcaatttaaataaatgattgacgTCTGCTGTCTTAactagtttcaaaaacacagattcctttacaacttaaaaaggcatctttggagatctttcttttctttggacaTGAAGTAAGGCACTGCACTGTTCAGCTCTACAGCATGCTGGATGTTGCTTTATAAGaggtttgtttttcagatgtttcctgaaTCATTGACTGAGCTTGTAATGTGGAGGGTCCTTTTCCACTGTTGctctaaaaaatctaaataaagtaGTCGTAAAAAAAGTCAACACACAACTACACTATCAGCACTTATTTTCTCATTTGGCCAGCACTTATTTTCTTATTTGGCTAgccagttcagtttagtttgcaccaattCTTGGTTTTAGGTGCCATGAAAGGAGCTCAGCTCAGCTGCTTTGTGATACCATGACAATAAAGAGTAATCAAAGTCAAaggtcaaagtcagctttattgtcaattcggccacatgtacaagacatacagagaatcgaaattgcgttactctcagacccaaggtgcttaacattaatataaaatatatatataaaaaatagtagagtttaagaaaaaaagaaaatttacagtatatacattgcacataaatgtggtctaaaaatatatttatgtaataaaaatagtaaacaatacagtaattaaagtCGAGCGGCTATCATGTGACTTAAAACACAAAActggtgcaaactaaactgaacGTTAACCATCTAACCAGCAAATCTTCATGCTATAGGCCCCTGACTGGACTGCTGaggtgtttattttaatgactCTTAGGACAGAGATTTGGTTTAACTTTGATTTGAGTGATTAAACTGATGTGGCAAGAAAACATTATTCCATGTATTAAAACAAGTGGTCTGAGTTATACAGTATTGTAAAAATGGTCAGTAAATTATATGATCAAACTCAAAATAACACATACATGTGTAAGTGACAATAACAACATCAATATTTAAGCAGTTCattattcaattaaatgtttttttttatataaataaataatattatttgtgtCATAAACAATGCAGCACATTAGTCTGGAGCTTCTAGTGATGCTGAAGGCCTTGATCAGCTGCTGCAGCTGCTTTTAatctgggttgcagctaaactcAGGAGAGCGGCTTAGCAGGATCAGGATCACACAGCTGTTCTTAAAAGTTCTGCTGATGTTTCCATGTATGAATGCAGATACTTATTGTCCACAAGGTGGCGCTCATTAACACATTTATCTGCTTTCAGCTACTCTTCAATGTAGTCTTATGACCAAACCTGAGTCTAAAACATCTGAGATCCTCAATCTCAGTGGCGCAGCAGGAAAATCATCGCCTTGAGTCAACGAGACCAGAGTTCAACTCTCGATATtgctgatgttgaattattatcaGTGTTCGCTAAACCAGACTtactaacaataataaagaagtaATTTATCGAGATCTCTGTGGCTCAGTGGGTGATCACTCGTCTGCAGATCATCAAAGTCTGATTTACAATCCTGCATTTTCACATTATTGTTTCTCACAACAAATCTCTGGATAAAACTGAGAGAAAAACAGCAGAAAGTGTCAGACTCAATGGCTCAGCTGGTAAAAGTGTTGTGTGTTTAGCACAGAGTCCTGAGTTCAAGTCCTGCTGATGCTCATGTTGAGTTATTATTAGTGTTGAAGCTGAACTAAACATTTAAACATCAAAATATTAAACATCTCCACATCCTCTGTGGTGTGTGAGATAAAGAGTTTGCTTGAAACTCTGGAGTCCTGGGTTCAAGTCTCATAGCTTATGTTAAAGCCAACAAGCTGCATTACATCCAGCAAAGTGTGTTAAACTTCAGCAGAGAGCATGTAAGGCAGTGTGGCTCCACTGGATAAACACCTTACTTGAAGACGAACGAGCCTGTGATGAAGTCGTGGGTTCAAGCACACGTCTGTAACGTTacttttatttagtattattatttagtgCAGTTCTTCATCCGCTCCACTAGA
The Danio rerio strain Tuebingen ecotype United States chromosome 4, GRCz12tu, whole genome shotgun sequence genome window above contains:
- the tmbim4 gene encoding protein lifeguard 4, which encodes MNQEKHPRSSIEDDFNYGTNVATASVHIRMDFLRKVYTILSLQIIITTAVSALFMLCNPIKNFVHESPSLVLISAIGSLILLLALAFYRHQHPVNLYLLFGFTLLESLSVATAVSFYEYTIVLQAFVLTSAVFLGLTAYTFQSKRDFSKLGASLFAGLWILIIASFLRFFFYNDTMELVFAGAGALLFCGFIIFDTHLLMHKLSPEEHVLASINLYLDIVNLFLYILRILDAMKKH